From Thermus neutrinimicus, the proteins below share one genomic window:
- a CDS encoding metal-dependent hydrolase, with product MLEIRYLGHSAVWLSDGKTKVVIDPFLTGNPLAPVGVGEVQADLILVTHAHGDHFGDAVALSKKGGTVVSTFEIATYAEKHGAKAVPMNIGGTYRFAGGWLQWFPAWHSSSFPDGTYGGMPMGVVVELGGKRIYHAGDTALFSDMRLIGELGLDLAFLPIGDHFTMGPEDALKALELLKPKRVVPIHYNTFPPIRQDGDAFAERAKEKGVEGHALKPGGVLVLD from the coding sequence ATGCTGGAGATCCGGTACCTAGGCCACTCGGCGGTCTGGCTTTCCGACGGCAAGACCAAGGTGGTCATCGATCCCTTCCTCACCGGCAACCCCCTGGCCCCGGTGGGGGTGGGGGAGGTGCAGGCGGACCTCATCCTGGTCACCCACGCCCACGGGGACCACTTCGGCGACGCCGTGGCCCTTTCCAAGAAGGGGGGCACGGTGGTTTCCACCTTTGAGATCGCCACCTATGCGGAGAAGCACGGGGCCAAGGCGGTGCCCATGAACATCGGGGGCACCTACCGCTTCGCCGGGGGCTGGCTCCAGTGGTTCCCCGCCTGGCACTCCTCCAGCTTCCCCGACGGCACCTATGGGGGTATGCCCATGGGGGTGGTGGTGGAGCTGGGTGGCAAGCGCATCTACCATGCCGGGGACACCGCCTTATTCTCCGATATGCGCCTCATCGGGGAGCTGGGCCTGGACCTGGCCTTCCTGCCCATCGGCGACCACTTCACCATGGGGCCGGAAGACGCCCTAAAGGCTTTAGAGCTCCTTAAACCCAAGCGGGTGGTGCCCATCCACTACAACACCTTCCCCCCCATCCGTCAGGACGGGGACGCCTTTGCCGAGAGGGCCAAGGAAAAGGGCGTGGAGGGCCATGCCCTAAAACCGGGAGGGGTACTGGTCCTTGACTAG
- a CDS encoding serine/threonine-protein kinase, producing MTSLRRKDFRLQMLLGLGQTAQVYLAEAPGGEKVALKLPRKEVRQDPKLAERFAREVSLSLSLKHPHLVQGLYGIPFGEEAFLALEYLERGTLEAELLKGPLPQEEAVRALLQVGDALLFLHQRGFLHQDVKPANVFVGEGVYKLGDLGTVRPLTEAFSEYAGSPHYLAPELFLGGKPSPKSDAYSFGVMAYELLTGRRPFRGETLEELRNAHLLLPPPPTSLSPRLDKALRRLLAKNPEERLDLKAFLEVLKSPQAPKAEETPPKRKGFPFWRK from the coding sequence TTGACTAGCCTGAGGCGCAAGGACTTCCGCCTGCAGATGCTCCTGGGCCTGGGGCAGACCGCCCAGGTCTACCTGGCGGAGGCCCCCGGTGGGGAGAAGGTAGCCCTTAAGCTTCCCCGCAAGGAGGTCAGGCAGGACCCCAAGCTGGCCGAGCGCTTCGCCCGGGAGGTTTCCCTCAGCCTTTCCCTGAAGCACCCCCACCTGGTCCAGGGGCTTTACGGGATACCCTTCGGCGAGGAGGCCTTTTTGGCCCTGGAGTACCTGGAGAGGGGAACCCTGGAGGCAGAGCTCCTCAAGGGCCCCCTTCCCCAGGAAGAGGCCGTGCGGGCACTTTTGCAGGTGGGAGACGCCCTGCTTTTCCTGCACCAAAGGGGTTTCCTCCATCAAGACGTGAAGCCCGCCAACGTGTTCGTGGGGGAAGGGGTTTACAAGCTGGGGGACCTGGGAACTGTGCGCCCCCTGACGGAGGCCTTCTCGGAGTATGCGGGAAGCCCCCACTACCTGGCTCCCGAGCTGTTCCTGGGGGGCAAACCTAGCCCCAAAAGCGATGCCTACAGCTTTGGGGTGATGGCCTATGAGCTCCTCACGGGAAGGCGGCCCTTTCGCGGGGAAACCCTCGAGGAGCTCAGAAACGCCCATCTCCTTCTCCCTCCCCCTCCCACCTCCCTTTCCCCCAGGCTGGACAAGGCCTTACGGCGCCTTTTGGCCAAGAACCCGGAGGAACGGCTTGACCTCAAGGCCTTCCTGGAGGTCCTGAAGAGCCCCCAGGCCCCCAAAGCCGAGGAAACCCCGCCCAAGCGCAAGGGGTTTCCCTTCTGGAGGAAGTAG
- a CDS encoding AMP-binding protein, producing MEPIWYPKPEEARATRLFRIMEALGFQDYEAFYRYSVEELEDFYGQFFTHLGIPWRRPYERVVSGTFPLPQFFPGGRLNLVEAALSHEPAALALVHETEEGGVRTLTYGELFQEVERVAAGLRALGVERGDRVGLWFPMGLEAAILLLATAWLGAIAIPIFSGYAAEAAAVRLKDAKAKLLAVQDGFHRRGRRVELLPEARKAQALAETPHLLAVRRLGLPREAGEADYASLRGEPSPPEEMESMDPFMLIYTSGTTGRPKGTVHYHAGFPLKAALDLALLFDLREGDRLFWFTDLGWMMGPWAILGGLILGATVFLYDGAPDYPGPERLWRMVEVHRLTHLGLSPTLVRGLIPLGEEPIRAHDLSSLRVLGSTGEPWNLEPYLWFFRTVGEERRPIVNYSGGTEVSGGILGNVLVKPIKPMGFNTAVPGMAAAVLDPEGRPLVGQVGELAVLKPWPGMTKGFWQDEARYLDTYFSRVPGVWVHGDLALQDEEGHFFILGRSDDTLKVAGKRVGPAEVETAAIAHPALKECAAIGVPHPVKGEAIVLFAVLKPGFSPSPELAQAVADRVAEALGKPLKPEKVVFVPDLPKTRNAKVMRRVVRAVYLGQDPGDLSALENPEAVEAIRQASQES from the coding sequence ATGGAACCCATCTGGTACCCAAAGCCCGAGGAGGCCCGGGCCACCAGGCTTTTCCGGATCATGGAGGCCCTGGGCTTTCAAGACTACGAGGCCTTTTACCGGTACAGCGTGGAGGAGCTAGAGGACTTTTACGGGCAGTTTTTCACCCATCTTGGGATACCCTGGCGCAGGCCCTATGAGCGGGTGGTCTCCGGCACCTTCCCCCTCCCCCAGTTTTTCCCGGGGGGCCGGCTCAACCTGGTGGAGGCCGCCCTCAGCCACGAACCCGCCGCCCTAGCCCTCGTCCACGAAACCGAGGAGGGTGGGGTGCGCACCCTCACCTACGGGGAGCTGTTTCAGGAAGTGGAAAGGGTGGCGGCGGGGCTTCGCGCCTTGGGGGTGGAGCGAGGGGACCGGGTGGGCTTGTGGTTCCCCATGGGCCTCGAGGCGGCCATCCTCCTCCTGGCCACCGCCTGGCTGGGGGCCATCGCCATCCCCATCTTCTCCGGCTACGCCGCCGAGGCGGCGGCGGTGCGGCTTAAGGACGCCAAGGCCAAGCTCCTGGCGGTGCAGGACGGCTTCCACCGGCGGGGAAGAAGGGTGGAGCTCCTCCCGGAGGCCCGCAAGGCCCAGGCCCTGGCGGAAACCCCCCATCTTTTGGCGGTGCGCCGGCTGGGCCTGCCCCGGGAAGCCGGGGAAGCGGACTACGCATCCCTAAGGGGCGAGCCCTCCCCCCCAGAGGAGATGGAAAGCATGGACCCCTTCATGCTCATCTACACCTCGGGCACCACCGGCCGCCCCAAGGGAACCGTTCACTACCACGCGGGCTTCCCCCTCAAGGCCGCCTTGGACCTGGCCCTTCTCTTTGACCTGAGGGAGGGGGACCGGCTTTTCTGGTTCACGGACCTGGGCTGGATGATGGGGCCCTGGGCCATCCTGGGGGGGTTGATTCTGGGAGCCACGGTGTTCCTCTACGACGGGGCCCCCGACTACCCGGGGCCGGAAAGGCTTTGGCGGATGGTGGAGGTCCACCGCCTCACCCACCTGGGCCTCTCCCCCACCCTGGTGCGGGGCCTGATCCCCTTGGGGGAGGAGCCCATAAGGGCCCACGACCTTAGCTCCCTCCGGGTTCTCGGCTCCACCGGGGAACCCTGGAACCTCGAGCCCTACCTCTGGTTCTTCCGCACGGTGGGAGAGGAAAGGAGGCCCATCGTGAACTACTCCGGCGGGACGGAGGTCTCCGGGGGCATCCTGGGCAACGTCCTGGTCAAACCCATCAAGCCCATGGGCTTCAACACCGCCGTGCCCGGGATGGCCGCGGCGGTACTGGACCCGGAGGGGAGACCCCTGGTGGGCCAGGTGGGGGAGCTGGCGGTGCTCAAGCCCTGGCCCGGCATGACCAAGGGCTTCTGGCAGGACGAGGCCCGCTACCTGGACACCTATTTCTCCCGCGTCCCCGGGGTTTGGGTTCACGGGGATCTGGCCCTTCAGGACGAGGAAGGCCACTTCTTCATCCTGGGCCGGAGCGACGACACCCTAAAGGTGGCGGGGAAGCGGGTGGGCCCAGCCGAGGTGGAAACCGCCGCCATCGCCCATCCCGCCCTGAAGGAGTGCGCCGCCATCGGGGTACCCCATCCGGTGAAGGGAGAGGCCATCGTGCTCTTTGCCGTGCTAAAGCCCGGCTTCTCCCCAAGCCCCGAGCTGGCCCAGGCGGTGGCCGACCGGGTGGCGGAGGCCCTGGGCAAACCCTTAAAGCCGGAAAAAGTGGTCTTCGTGCCCGACCTCCCCAAAACCCGCAACGCCAAAGTCATGCGCCGGGTGGTGCGGGCGGTCTACCTGGGCCAGGACCCGGGGGATCTCTCTGCCCTGGAAAACCCCGAGGCGGTGGAGGCCATCCGCCAGGCCTCCCAGGAAAGCTAG
- the murJ gene encoding murein biosynthesis integral membrane protein MurJ: MLRKVLLVMGGTLASRVLGLVRQAVFNALYPDALKDAFNVAYRVPNLLRELLAEGAVQNALIPLLKGLPPEEARAFARRFGAFLLGVNLLVLGLGYLLAPWVVGLLVAGESHLREDGGLAQVVYLTRLLLPFLLGISMAALFSALLQAEERFLPYALGPVAFNLVAIGLMALFPGDPTFLGLSVALGGLVQALVQLPFLRGYVLEWRWHQAFLPALGRMGPFAFTTSLRQFLNLVLTHILTRYPPAAVTGFYNAEVVFQMVLGLFATSPAIALFPRMSALRGEALARFLLGPLRRLTLLLALLGGVLTGLAPFVVVVLFGLFGPLTPENRAYSAQVLAALGFAVLPWGVNTLLLRGLYALGRIREAVSASATVFLTNTLGYWFLRDAGLFPLNLATALAGYLGLFLYLRLLAREGVGLWGFPPFLLRALLAGLLAALPGLVLAQVFPTRSATEALLPLVVGGGLGLGLFLLGAIALRLPLKALLARAPEGGSRGV; encoded by the coding sequence ATGCTGCGTAAGGTCCTCCTGGTCATGGGGGGTACCTTGGCCTCGAGGGTCTTGGGCCTGGTGCGCCAGGCGGTCTTCAACGCCCTCTACCCCGACGCCCTGAAGGATGCCTTCAACGTGGCCTACCGGGTGCCCAACCTCCTCCGGGAGCTACTGGCGGAGGGGGCGGTGCAGAACGCCCTCATCCCCCTTCTAAAGGGCCTGCCCCCGGAGGAGGCCCGGGCCTTTGCCCGCCGCTTTGGAGCTTTCCTGTTGGGGGTTAACCTCCTGGTTTTGGGCCTGGGGTATCTCCTGGCCCCTTGGGTGGTGGGGCTTTTGGTGGCTGGGGAAAGCCACCTGCGGGAGGACGGGGGCTTGGCCCAGGTGGTCTACCTCACCCGGCTTCTCCTACCCTTTCTCCTGGGCATCTCCATGGCGGCGCTTTTCTCCGCCCTTCTTCAGGCGGAGGAACGCTTTCTCCCCTACGCCTTGGGTCCAGTGGCCTTCAACCTGGTGGCCATCGGCCTCATGGCCCTATTCCCGGGAGACCCCACTTTCCTAGGGCTTTCCGTGGCCCTGGGAGGGCTGGTCCAGGCCTTGGTCCAGCTGCCTTTCCTTAGGGGTTATGTCCTGGAGTGGCGCTGGCACCAGGCCTTCCTCCCAGCCTTGGGGCGGATGGGGCCCTTTGCCTTCACCACCTCCTTGCGCCAGTTCTTAAACCTGGTCCTGACCCATATCCTCACCCGCTACCCCCCGGCGGCGGTCACGGGGTTCTACAACGCCGAGGTGGTCTTCCAGATGGTCCTGGGGCTTTTTGCCACCTCGCCGGCCATCGCCTTGTTCCCCAGGATGAGCGCCCTGAGGGGCGAGGCCCTCGCCCGTTTCCTCCTGGGTCCTTTGCGCCGGCTTACCCTTCTCCTGGCCCTCCTGGGGGGGGTTCTCACCGGTCTAGCCCCCTTTGTGGTGGTGGTGCTCTTCGGGCTCTTTGGCCCTCTAACCCCGGAGAACCGGGCCTACAGCGCCCAGGTTCTGGCGGCCCTGGGTTTTGCCGTGTTGCCCTGGGGGGTGAACACCCTGCTCCTAAGGGGGCTTTACGCCCTGGGGCGGATCCGGGAGGCGGTTTCCGCTAGCGCCACCGTGTTTCTGACCAACACCCTGGGGTACTGGTTTCTCCGGGATGCCGGGCTTTTTCCCCTGAACCTGGCCACCGCCTTGGCAGGGTATCTGGGGCTTTTCCTTTACCTGCGCCTTCTGGCCCGGGAGGGAGTGGGGCTTTGGGGGTTCCCGCCCTTTCTCCTCCGGGCCCTATTGGCAGGGCTCTTGGCCGCCTTGCCCGGCTTGGTCTTGGCCCAGGTGTTTCCCACTCGAAGCGCCACGGAGGCCCTCCTACCCCTCGTGGTGGGCGGGGGGCTAGGCCTGGGGCTTTTCCTTTTGGGGGCCATAGCCCTGCGCCTGCCCCTCAAGGCCCTCCTCGCCAGAGCTCCTGAAGGCGGAAGTAGAGGGGTTTAA
- a CDS encoding LCP family protein has product MRRFLLLLLLALLVALGIWAYPLLGPVVRHGALPAPEGLKAPLTVLVYGSSPEYSGYHRRAPERFRGLADTILLVRLDPGANRMVVLSIPRDVWVNLPGYGWHKVNAASPLGGPDLMKEAVARITGIQADRYLVVSLEALRRGIDALGGVRVCVEKPMRYRDTAAGLDIHLEPGCQVLDGKGAEGYLRFRKDALGDIGRIQRQQAFFHALKEQVLSPAGLLRLPRAVAAVEPYFQTDLSREEKGAILGFAMRRPHLVSLLLPGSFGGGGWTVDQEALRRLLAVYFQGEAPGEKGDLAGRLVALVYGPGQEAQVEKARSRLRELGLRVILHPVDLAPSRTEVLENGPGLWAQALGEALGVPYRISGEAVLGADLTLRLGAEAPFL; this is encoded by the coding sequence GTGCGGCGGTTTCTCCTCCTTCTGCTTTTGGCCCTGTTGGTGGCCCTGGGGATATGGGCCTACCCGTTGTTGGGACCCGTGGTGCGGCATGGGGCCCTGCCCGCCCCCGAGGGGCTTAAGGCCCCCCTCACGGTGCTGGTCTATGGCTCCAGTCCCGAGTACTCCGGCTACCACCGAAGGGCACCGGAGCGCTTCCGGGGCCTGGCAGATACGATTTTGCTGGTGCGCCTGGATCCCGGGGCCAACCGGATGGTGGTCCTGTCCATCCCCCGGGATGTCTGGGTGAACCTTCCCGGGTATGGCTGGCACAAGGTGAATGCGGCGAGCCCCTTGGGGGGTCCGGACCTCATGAAGGAGGCCGTGGCCCGCATCACCGGGATACAGGCCGACCGTTACCTGGTGGTGAGCTTGGAAGCCCTCCGCCGGGGGATAGACGCCTTGGGGGGGGTTAGGGTCTGCGTGGAAAAGCCCATGCGCTACCGGGATACCGCCGCGGGGCTGGACATCCACCTGGAGCCCGGCTGCCAGGTGCTGGACGGGAAGGGAGCGGAGGGGTATTTGCGCTTTCGCAAGGATGCCCTGGGGGATATTGGGCGCATCCAGCGCCAGCAGGCCTTCTTCCACGCCCTGAAGGAGCAGGTGCTATCCCCTGCCGGGTTGCTCCGCCTGCCCCGGGCGGTGGCGGCGGTGGAGCCCTACTTCCAGACCGACCTTTCCCGGGAGGAAAAGGGGGCCATCCTGGGCTTCGCCATGAGGCGGCCCCATCTGGTAAGCCTTCTTTTGCCGGGGAGCTTCGGGGGAGGGGGTTGGACCGTGGACCAGGAGGCCCTGAGGCGGCTTCTGGCGGTTTACTTCCAGGGGGAGGCGCCTGGGGAGAAGGGGGACCTTGCGGGACGGTTGGTGGCCTTAGTCTATGGACCGGGGCAGGAGGCCCAGGTGGAGAAAGCCCGTTCAAGATTGAGGGAGTTGGGCCTAAGGGTGATCCTCCACCCCGTGGACCTGGCCCCTTCCCGCACGGAGGTGCTGGAAAACGGGCCCGGGCTTTGGGCCCAGGCCTTGGGGGAGGCCTTGGGGGTGCCCTACCGCATCTCCGGGGAGGCGGTCTTGGGGGCTGACCTCACCCTGCGCCTTGGCGCTGAGGCCCCCTTTTTGTAG
- a CDS encoding S8 family peptidase, translating to MKRVLFLALLTATTLLLTACPQTPPPPPVNPSECPVGPLQVQAEEPLRLQGLGRFEGEYVPGELLVLPRPGVGVGTLRAQGVEPQESLPQGLLRVKVPPGQEKVRAEALLRAGAQYVQPNYVYRPLLVPNDPLYPSGQRAYLNGLVGLEAAWDRSTGRDKPPLVAVLDTGTLPHGDVQASFYLPPGVKLDVADDDTDPTDRTTGSSFGHGLRVASILGAETDNALGMAGVTWGKYVVPIKVFKDGSSEATTGDIAKGMDLARALGARVANLSLGGANVSDPVLENAISQARAAGLVVVGAAGNAGTYGVFFPASLPSVIAVGAVDPAKQRASFSNCGPGLDLVAPGVSVLVAKPGGDYELGSGTSFASPVVAGVVALYMSKYASERKAWPNPDRVYQCLIGTAEDLGPSGRDDEYGFGLVRADRVMSDTTYCFP from the coding sequence ATGAAGCGGGTTCTTTTCCTGGCACTTCTTACGGCCACGACCCTTTTGCTCACGGCGTGCCCCCAGACGCCTCCTCCGCCACCGGTTAACCCCTCGGAATGCCCAGTGGGACCCCTACAGGTCCAGGCGGAGGAACCCCTGAGGCTTCAGGGCTTGGGGCGGTTTGAGGGGGAGTATGTCCCCGGCGAGCTCCTGGTGTTGCCCCGGCCTGGCGTGGGCGTAGGGACCCTTAGGGCTCAGGGCGTAGAGCCCCAGGAATCCCTTCCCCAAGGCCTTTTGCGGGTGAAGGTGCCGCCAGGGCAGGAGAAGGTCCGGGCAGAGGCGTTGTTACGGGCGGGCGCCCAGTATGTGCAACCCAACTACGTGTACCGTCCCCTGCTCGTGCCCAACGACCCCCTTTACCCCTCTGGCCAAAGGGCCTACCTGAACGGGCTGGTGGGCCTCGAGGCCGCCTGGGACAGAAGCACTGGTCGGGATAAGCCACCCCTTGTCGCGGTTTTGGACACGGGAACGCTTCCCCATGGCGATGTCCAGGCTAGCTTTTATCTTCCCCCAGGGGTGAAGCTGGATGTGGCCGACGATGACACCGACCCCACCGACCGGACCACGGGGTCCAGTTTCGGACACGGCCTTAGGGTGGCCAGCATCCTTGGGGCGGAGACCGATAACGCTCTCGGGATGGCTGGGGTGACCTGGGGCAAGTATGTGGTTCCCATCAAGGTATTTAAGGACGGGAGTTCAGAGGCCACCACTGGGGATATTGCCAAGGGGATGGACTTGGCTAGGGCCCTTGGGGCTAGGGTGGCCAACCTTTCCCTGGGTGGGGCAAATGTCTCAGATCCCGTTCTGGAGAACGCCATCTCCCAGGCCCGGGCCGCTGGCCTTGTGGTGGTGGGGGCCGCAGGAAACGCTGGAACCTATGGGGTATTTTTTCCGGCAAGCCTGCCAAGCGTGATTGCGGTAGGGGCGGTGGACCCCGCGAAACAGCGGGCCAGTTTTTCCAACTGTGGCCCCGGGTTGGACTTAGTAGCCCCAGGGGTCAGCGTCCTGGTGGCTAAGCCAGGCGGAGATTACGAATTGGGTAGCGGCACCTCCTTTGCTAGCCCCGTGGTGGCCGGGGTGGTGGCCCTTTACATGAGCAAGTACGCCAGCGAGCGCAAGGCATGGCCAAACCCGGATCGGGTCTATCAATGCTTGATCGGGACAGCTGAGGACCTAGGTCCCTCCGGTCGAGACGACGAATACGGCTTTGGCCTCGTCCGCGCGGACCGGGTGATGTCGGACACCACCTATTGCTTCCCTTAA
- a CDS encoding ABC transporter substrate-binding protein: MRLFHELLGPLELPDRLERIVSLAPNVTDALFALGVGERVLGRSAFCHRPAEVLSLPVLASYTKARTELLRSLRPDVVFLSTGVQRDQALRLKEEGFPVYALPLPLSPYGILENLSTLGHLLDREERASELAHQLAERYGRLKGRFDLRVYFEMDLGGPITVGRGSYIAQALLHLGLRPIFLDLPQAYFPPDLEEVKRRKPDLFLYEPKPWGRNPLEKARALARERGWNLPVVATDGDELAHYGPMFFAFLEKLADRVAQTLGQG; encoded by the coding sequence ATGAGGCTCTTCCACGAACTCCTGGGTCCTTTGGAGCTCCCCGATCGCCTGGAGCGCATCGTCAGCCTGGCCCCCAACGTGACCGATGCCCTTTTTGCCCTGGGGGTGGGGGAAAGGGTTTTGGGCCGAAGCGCCTTCTGCCACCGGCCGGCGGAGGTCCTGTCCTTGCCGGTCCTGGCCTCCTACACCAAGGCCCGCACCGAGCTGCTTCGGAGCCTTAGGCCCGATGTGGTCTTCCTTTCCACCGGGGTGCAACGGGACCAGGCCCTGCGGCTTAAGGAGGAGGGCTTTCCCGTCTATGCCCTCCCCTTGCCCTTAAGCCCCTACGGCATCCTGGAAAACCTGTCTACCCTGGGGCATCTTCTGGATCGGGAGGAAAGGGCTTCCGAGCTCGCCCACCAGCTGGCCGAGCGCTATGGCCGCCTCAAGGGGCGGTTTGACCTGAGGGTCTACTTTGAGATGGACCTGGGGGGGCCCATCACCGTGGGCCGGGGAAGCTACATCGCCCAGGCCCTCTTGCACCTGGGGCTTAGGCCCATCTTCCTGGATCTGCCCCAGGCGTATTTCCCGCCGGACCTCGAGGAGGTAAAGCGCCGCAAGCCGGACCTGTTCCTTTACGAGCCCAAGCCCTGGGGCCGGAACCCCCTGGAGAAGGCCCGGGCCCTGGCCAGGGAGAGGGGCTGGAACCTCCCCGTGGTGGCCACGGATGGGGACGAGTTGGCCCACTACGGGCCCATGTTCTTCGCCTTCCTGGAGAAGCTGGCGGACCGGGTGGCGCAAACCTTAGGGCAAGGTTAA
- the hisD gene encoding histidinol dehydrogenase, producing the protein MIYLAEEVRERFARRGLSFDPTVEEIVRGILAAVREEGDAALDRFSLDLDGHPVEEIPKKAWRQAYEDLDEELRDALETAKERIEAFYREEARGGFLRADASGLLGQLVRPLSRVGVYVPGGSAPLLSSLLMSVVPAKVAGVAEVIVASPPRVHPGVLAAAWVAGADRLFAMGGAQAIAAMAYGTERVPRVDKIVGPGNAYVVAAKRQVFGTVGLDGLAGPTETLIVADGSASPRLLAADLLAQAEHGPDSEPWLLSPDRALLERVEAELSRQLQDLPRAEIAKRALERGGLVLTQDLEEAFALANLYAPEHLCLALADPLPWLGKVQNAGGVFLGEGSPEALGDYIAGPSHVMPTSGTARFQGGLAVRDFLKVIPVMGLAEGAVRDLAQKGALLARAEGLEAHARSLDLRR; encoded by the coding sequence ATGATCTACCTAGCGGAGGAGGTGAGGGAGCGCTTCGCCCGCCGGGGCCTTTCCTTTGACCCCACGGTGGAGGAGATCGTGCGGGGTATCCTGGCCGCGGTGCGGGAGGAAGGGGATGCGGCCTTAGACCGCTTCAGCCTGGACCTGGACGGCCACCCCGTGGAGGAGATTCCCAAAAAGGCCTGGCGCCAGGCCTACGAAGACCTGGACGAGGAGCTCAGGGACGCCCTGGAGACCGCCAAGGAACGCATAGAGGCCTTCTATCGGGAGGAGGCCAGGGGTGGCTTTTTGAGGGCGGACGCCAGCGGCCTTCTGGGCCAGCTGGTCCGCCCCCTTTCCCGGGTGGGGGTGTATGTGCCTGGGGGGAGCGCCCCCCTTCTTTCCAGCCTCCTCATGAGCGTGGTGCCCGCCAAGGTGGCGGGGGTGGCGGAGGTGATCGTGGCCAGTCCCCCAAGGGTCCACCCGGGGGTGCTGGCCGCCGCCTGGGTGGCCGGGGCGGACCGGCTTTTCGCCATGGGCGGGGCCCAGGCCATCGCCGCCATGGCCTACGGCACCGAGCGGGTTCCCCGGGTGGACAAGATCGTGGGGCCGGGCAACGCCTACGTGGTGGCGGCCAAGCGGCAGGTGTTCGGCACCGTGGGGCTGGATGGTCTGGCGGGCCCCACGGAGACCCTCATCGTGGCCGATGGCTCGGCCTCGCCCAGGCTTCTCGCCGCCGACCTCTTAGCCCAGGCGGAGCACGGCCCTGACTCCGAGCCCTGGCTCCTCTCTCCCGACCGGGCCCTCTTGGAGAGGGTGGAAGCGGAGCTTTCCCGCCAGCTTCAGGACCTGCCCCGGGCGGAGATCGCCAAACGGGCTTTAGAGCGGGGAGGCCTGGTGCTCACCCAGGACCTCGAGGAGGCCTTTGCCCTGGCCAACCTCTACGCTCCCGAACACCTTTGCCTGGCCCTGGCGGACCCCTTGCCCTGGCTGGGAAAGGTGCAGAACGCCGGGGGGGTCTTCCTGGGGGAGGGTAGCCCCGAGGCCCTGGGGGACTATATCGCCGGGCCCAGCCACGTGATGCCCACCTCGGGCACCGCCCGCTTCCAAGGAGGGCTTGCGGTGCGGGACTTCCTGAAGGTGATCCCGGTGATGGGCCTGGCGGAGGGGGCGGTGAGGGACCTGGCCCAGAAGGGGGCGCTTCTTGCCCGGGCCGAGGGCCTCGAGGCCCACGCCCGCTCCCTGGACCTTAGGCGATGA
- a CDS encoding heavy metal-responsive transcriptional regulator → MYRIGELARQTGVSPDTLRFYERIGLVHPVARNEGGYRLYGVEAIRRLNFIKQAQSLGLTLEEIRAVLEVMEEGRPPCADVRRMLRQKVALLERRIAELAALRNALAERLKWAEAHPDPACDGQDHCVYLDPTQAG, encoded by the coding sequence GTGTACCGCATCGGCGAGCTCGCCAGGCAAACCGGGGTAAGCCCTGACACCTTGCGCTTTTACGAGCGCATAGGCCTGGTACACCCCGTAGCCCGCAACGAGGGAGGTTATCGCCTGTACGGGGTGGAGGCCATTCGCCGCCTCAACTTCATCAAGCAGGCCCAGTCCCTGGGCCTGACCCTAGAGGAAATCCGGGCGGTGCTCGAGGTCATGGAGGAGGGCCGCCCTCCCTGCGCCGACGTGCGCCGGATGTTGCGCCAAAAGGTAGCTCTGCTGGAGAGGCGCATCGCCGAACTCGCCGCGTTGCGCAACGCCCTAGCCGAGAGGCTGAAGTGGGCCGAGGCCCACCCTGACCCTGCCTGCGATGGCCAGGACCACTGCGTCTACCTAGACCCTACCCAAGCAGGATAA
- a CDS encoding Crp/Fnr family transcriptional regulator, with product MAGVEAICPPRRYRRGDAIFLQGDPATGFFILVEGRVRLILPTAKGERTVALLGDGDIFGESFLTGKPMQATTASVQSPEAVVCPISREQFLEIARTLPEVALAFAALLAERIGQLTEEMAQGTLPAPVRVGRLLLSLGQRFGQKKGRGIRLDLGLSQEELATFCGVTRVTVAQAFHLFRAEGIMEKEGSGYLLYPDRMEKLLEAWESS from the coding sequence ATGGCAGGGGTGGAAGCCATCTGTCCTCCAAGACGCTACCGCAGGGGAGACGCCATCTTCCTCCAGGGAGATCCCGCCACGGGTTTCTTTATCCTGGTGGAGGGGCGGGTCCGCCTCATCCTACCCACGGCCAAAGGGGAAAGAACCGTGGCCCTTTTAGGCGATGGGGATATCTTCGGCGAGTCCTTCCTTACCGGAAAGCCTATGCAGGCCACCACCGCCTCAGTCCAGAGCCCAGAAGCGGTGGTCTGCCCCATTTCCCGTGAGCAGTTTCTTGAAATCGCCCGGACCCTACCCGAGGTGGCCTTGGCCTTTGCCGCTCTACTAGCAGAAAGAATAGGGCAACTCACGGAAGAAATGGCCCAAGGAACCTTGCCTGCCCCCGTGCGGGTGGGTAGGCTTCTTCTCAGCCTGGGGCAGCGCTTTGGGCAGAAAAAGGGAAGGGGAATACGGCTAGACCTGGGTTTATCCCAAGAGGAGCTGGCCACTTTTTGCGGGGTCACCCGGGTCACCGTAGCCCAGGCCTTCCACCTCTTCCGTGCGGAAGGCATTATGGAAAAAGAAGGGTCCGGGTACCTACTGTACCCGGACCGCATGGAAAAATTGCTGGAAGCTTGGGAATCCTCTTAG